TGGTGGCGTCATGGTTTTCATGTCCCACGCAATCGAAATCGAGGCCGTCAGCAAGCGCTACGGCCAGCTGCAGGCGCTGGATAAGGTGAGCTTCGCCGTCCAACCCGGCGAGTTCTTCGCCTTGCTCGGCCCCAACGGCGCCGGCAAGACCACGCTGATCTCGGCGCTGGCCGGCCTGGCGCGTCCGGACAGCGGCAGCATCCGCGTGATGGGCCGCGACGTGGTGCGCGACTTCCGCGAGGCCCGGCGCGCGCTGGGCGTGGTGCCGCAGGAGCTGGTGTTCGACCCCTTCCTGTCTGTGCGCGAAACGCTGCGGTTCCAGTCCGGCTATTTCGGCCTGTCCCGCAACGAAGCCTGGATCGACGAACTGCTGTTCAAGCTGGGCCTGGCCGACAAGGCCGACAGCAATATGCGCGCGCTGTCCGGCGGCATGAAGCGGCGGGTGATGGTGGCGCAGGCGCTGGTGCACCGCCCGCCGGT
This genomic window from Chromobacterium violaceum ATCC 12472 contains:
- a CDS encoding ABC transporter ATP-binding protein, giving the protein MSHAIEIEAVSKRYGQLQALDKVSFAVQPGEFFALLGPNGAGKTTLISALAGLARPDSGSIRVMGRDVVRDFREARRALGVVPQELVFDPFLSVRETLRFQSGYFGLSRNEAWIDELLFKLGLADKADSNMRALSGGMKRRVMVAQALVHRPPVVVLDEPTAGVDVELRQSLWTFVQELNRAGTTIVLTTHYLEEAEALCGRIAMLKKGRLLALESKDKLLAHSARREVAVKLSGPLPDSLAPRKLRDDDGRAVLALADLSELEGVLAELRQAGVEVRELNVVEADLESVFVKMMNGGAA